ATCCCAATCAAAAGCCTAACTTATGGTTGTGGGTAGCGGCGTTGTTAGTGACAACTGTGCTGGTGGCCATTGAATCTGAGTTCCTGGTTGATTCCCTTGAAGTTGCAACCACTAGCTTGGGTCTCACACCTTTGTTCACTGGGGTGATCCTGCTGCCTATTATCGGTAATGCGGCTGAACACGCCACCGCTGTTACTGTTGCCATGAAAAACAAAATGGATCTGTCGGTTTCAGTTGCTGTTGGCTCTAGCTTACAAATTGCCCTGTTTGTGGCACCCGTTTTAGTAGTAGCTGGTTGGATTATGGGCAAGCCTATGGACCTAAACTTCAACCCCTTCGAGCTAGTTGCTGTTGCTGTTGCTGTGCTAATTGCTAACTCTATTAGTTTCGATGGTCGCTCTAATTGGCTAGAAGGAACCTTGTTGCTAGCTGCCTATGTTGTGTTAGGTTTTGCTTTCTTTTTCCATCCTGCCTAATGCATGACTCTTAAGCTAATCAACATTGGATTTGGCAACATTGTGGCTGCAAATCGTGTTATTGCGATCGTCAGCCCAGATTCTGCCCCAATTAAACGCATTGTTGCTGATGCCAAAGAGCGAGGCCAAGTAGTAGATGCCACCTATGGTCGTCGTACTCG
Above is a window of Cyanobacteriota bacterium DNA encoding:
- a CDS encoding DUF370 domain-containing protein, with translation MTLKLINIGFGNIVAANRVIAIVSPDSAPIKRIVADAKERGQVVDATYGRRTRAVIIADSGHVILSAMLPETIASRCL